From a single Wolbachia endosymbiont of Oedothorax gibbosus genomic region:
- a CDS encoding IS630 family transposase (programmed frameshift), which produces MPAAYSYDLRKKAMEALDEGESRETVAARFKIGRTTLWEWQQRRKETGDFQSKKLGNGGYNHKITDWDAFAKFARENGGKTLLEMAKLWSNVSIQTIHRALKKIGFTRKKKTYGYKERSEEKRAKFLKIIATKEPKNLVYIDESGIDNTEDYPYGYCQKGQRFYALKSGKKTQRISMIAALSERKIVAPLTFEGHCNMDIFNGWFEQFLIPTLEPGQTVILDNATFHKSDKIIKLAKGIGAEILYLPPYSPDFNKIEHHWFAIKNRVRKNIPLFKSFRHAVDSAFL; this is translated from the exons ATGCCAGCAGCATATAGTTATGACTTAAGGAAAAAAGCAATGGAAGCTCTAGACGAGGGAGAAAGCAGAGAAACAGTGGCAGCAAGATTTAAAATTGGACGAACTACTTTGTGGGAGTGGCAGCAAAGAAGAAAAGAAACAGGTGACTTTCAATCAAAAAAACTTGGAAATGGAGGTTACAATCACAAAATTACCGACTGGGATGCCTTTGCTAAATTTGCCAGAGAAAACGGAGGAAAGACTCTATTGGAAATGGCTAAACTTTGGAGCAACGTTAGTATCCAAACTATCCACCGAGCCCTGAAAAAAATTGGATTTACACGCA AAAAAAAGACCTATGGGTACAAGGAAAGAAGCGAAGAAAAACGTGCTAAATTCTTGAAAATTATAGCAACAAAAGAACCTAAAAACTTAGTGTATATAGATGAGTCTGGCATTGACAACACTGAAGACTACCCCTATGGATATTGTCAGAAGGGACAGCGGTTTTATGCCCTAAAATCTGGGAAGAAAACTCAACGAATCAGTATGATTGCAGCTTTAAGTGAAAGAAAAATAGTTGCTCCATTAACCTTTGAAGGCCACTGTAATATGGATATTTTTAATGGATGGTTTGAGCAATTTTTGATACCGACCTTGGAACCTGGACAAACTGTCATTCTTGACAATGCTACTTTTCATAAGTCTGATAAGATCATTAAGCTTGCTAAAGGGATTGGTGCAGAAATTTTGTATCTGCCACCGTATTCTCCAGATTTTAACAAAATTGAACATCATTGGTTTGCTATAAAAAACAGAGTCAGGAAAAACATTCCTCTATTCAAGTCTTTTCGTCATGCTGTTGATTCTGCCTTTCTATGA
- the ltrA gene encoding group II intron reverse transcriptase/maturase → MNKTKSFDIPKQLIWKAYKQVSKNRGAAGVDEVSITKFEENLKDNLYKLWNRMSSGSYFPEPVKAVAIPKDTGGQRTLCVPSVFDRIGQTAATMYLEPLVEQEFHEDSYGYRPNKSALDAVSTACKRCWRSDWTIDLDISGFFDNLDHVLALQTIKKHTDCKWVILYVERWMKAPIQLADGSKVVRNKGVPQGGSVSPIISNIFMHHAFDMWMRQNYPTIPFERYVDDAMVHCKTQRQAKFIKDKIEERLAEFKLKLHPEKTQIVYCKDDNRRDEFPIQSFDFLGYTFRPRLAKNNKIGNYFVSFLPAISNKAKKKINQTIRSWKIRRQTYTTLEKISKKINPIVRGWYQYYGRFYKSEMYPSLRNVEWHLVGWVRAKYKKLRNHGRLAKQFLAKVRKRSPNIFYHWTLGLGSKG, encoded by the coding sequence ATGAATAAAACAAAATCTTTTGACATACCAAAGCAACTGATTTGGAAAGCTTATAAACAAGTATCCAAAAACAGAGGTGCGGCAGGTGTAGATGAGGTCTCGATAACAAAGTTTGAAGAAAATCTAAAAGATAATCTATACAAACTGTGGAATCGGATGTCATCCGGAAGTTATTTTCCAGAACCAGTAAAAGCTGTTGCGATACCAAAAGATACAGGAGGACAAAGAACTTTATGTGTTCCTTCAGTATTCGACAGGATAGGGCAAACAGCAGCTACTATGTATCTCGAACCGTTAGTAGAGCAGGAATTTCACGAAGATTCGTATGGTTATAGACCAAACAAGTCTGCACTGGATGCGGTAAGTACAGCGTGTAAGAGATGTTGGAGAAGTGATTGGACGATAGATCTTGATATTTCTGGATTTTTCGACAATCTGGATCATGTGTTAGCACTGCAAACTATCAAGAAGCATACAGATTGCAAGTGGGTCATACTGTACGTGGAAAGGTGGATGAAAGCCCCGATTCAACTAGCAGATGGCAGTAAGGTAGTTAGGAATAAGGGAGTTCCACAAGGAGGTTCTGTAAGCCCAATCATTTCTAACATATTTATGCATCATGCATTTGATATGTGGATGAGGCAAAACTACCCAACAATACCATTTGAGAGATATGTAGATGATGCAATGGTGCACTGTAAAACCCAGAGACAGGCAAAATTCATAAAAGACAAGATCGAAGAAAGATTGGCTGAGTTTAAGCTAAAATTACATCCTGAAAAGACACAAATAGTGTACTGTAAGGATGACAATAGGAGAGATGAGTTTCCAATACAGAGCTTTGACTTTCTGGGTTACACGTTCAGACCTAGACTGGCAAAGAACAATAAAATAGGAAACTATTTTGTCTCATTTCTACCTGCAATTAGCAACAAAGCCAAGAAGAAGATCAACCAAACCATAAGGTCATGGAAAATACGTAGGCAAACATATACAACACTAGAGAAAATATCAAAGAAAATAAATCCTATAGTCCGAGGCTGGTATCAGTACTATGGCAGGTTTTATAAATCAGAGATGTATCCATCTCTCAGAAATGTAGAGTGGCACCTAGTAGGATGGGTCAGAGCCAAATATAAGAAACTTCGAAATCATGGAAGACTAGCAAAGCAATTTCTAGCAAAAGTGAGAAAGAGGTCTCCAAATATTTTCTATCACTGGACACTAGGATTGGGATCAAAAGGCTGA
- a CDS encoding reverse transcriptase/maturase family protein, whose product MRKAETILNIIRERGQRNLPVKNVYRLLYQRDLYLQAYGKLCRNKGAMTEGVTAETVNGMSLEKIDKIIEDLRYERYRWIPVKRIYILKKSGKRRPLGLPTWSNKLLQEVIRLILEAYYESKFSECSHGFRPKRGCHTALKAVTQKGRGTKWFIEGDLRACYDSIDHTILLKILSESFQDNRFIQLINRLLKAGYMENWKYNKSHSGVPQGSIIGPILSNILLDRLDKHVEHTLIPANNRGKRRRTNPKYLRLTKQVSMMRKQGNWEQVRQLRQLVQSMPSKDSCDQNYRRLWYVRYADDVLVGFAGPKNEAEQIKNEIARFLNEELKLMLNEDKTLITHACDSKANFLGYEIHVLHADDKHDHRTQRCINGSVGLRVPHHIKQKKCSEYMRCGKPIHLPQRTIDTAYSIVAQYQTEYRGIVQYYKMAYNLHTLSYLKYVMEVSLVKTLASKYKTTCRKIYRKFGAMIENDEGEKRKVIQIRVDRLPSKIPLITHFGAVSLKWNKWVSISDNLIPIWNKRSEIEQRLLAQTCELCKSQEQIEVHHVRKLADLRSKSNVELPEWKKRMIERQRKTLVVCHECHKKIQYGKYDGDSLKR is encoded by the coding sequence ATGCGGAAAGCTGAAACAATACTTAACATTATACGTGAACGCGGACAAAGAAATCTGCCGGTTAAAAACGTATATCGCCTACTTTATCAGCGTGATCTTTACCTTCAAGCGTATGGTAAACTTTGTCGTAATAAAGGTGCTATGACAGAAGGTGTAACTGCTGAAACAGTTAATGGTATGTCTTTGGAGAAAATTGATAAAATCATAGAGGATTTACGCTATGAACGATATCGATGGATACCAGTAAAACGTATCTACATTTTAAAGAAGAGCGGTAAACGAAGGCCGTTAGGATTGCCAACATGGTCAAACAAGTTACTTCAAGAAGTAATCCGATTAATATTGGAAGCCTATTATGAGTCTAAATTTAGTGAGTGTTCACATGGATTCCGGCCAAAGCGTGGATGCCATACTGCATTAAAAGCAGTAACGCAAAAAGGCAGAGGTACAAAATGGTTTATAGAAGGGGATCTCAGAGCATGTTATGACTCAATTGATCATACCATATTGTTAAAAATACTGAGTGAAAGCTTTCAAGACAACCGTTTTATCCAACTAATCAATCGACTGCTAAAAGCAGGATATATGGAAAATTGGAAGTACAATAAGAGTCACAGTGGAGTACCACAGGGCTCTATTATTGGTCCAATTCTGAGTAACATATTACTCGATCGGTTAGATAAACATGTGGAACATACATTAATACCAGCAAATAACCGAGGTAAGCGAAGAAGGACAAACCCAAAATATTTAAGGTTAACCAAGCAAGTATCGATGATGAGAAAACAAGGGAATTGGGAGCAAGTAAGGCAACTGCGCCAATTAGTGCAGAGTATGCCATCTAAGGACTCTTGTGATCAAAATTATCGACGTCTTTGGTATGTTAGGTATGCTGATGATGTTCTGGTAGGGTTTGCAGGACCAAAAAATGAAGCTGAACAAATTAAAAATGAGATTGCTAGATTCCTCAATGAGGAGCTCAAACTTATGCTTAATGAAGATAAAACGCTTATTACACACGCATGTGATAGCAAAGCCAATTTTTTGGGTTATGAAATACACGTCTTGCATGCAGATGATAAACATGATCATCGGACACAGCGGTGTATTAACGGTAGTGTTGGCTTACGTGTACCACACCATATAAAGCAGAAAAAGTGTTCTGAATATATGCGTTGTGGAAAGCCTATACATTTACCTCAACGTACAATTGATACAGCTTACAGTATTGTTGCTCAGTATCAAACTGAATATCGAGGAATTGTACAATACTACAAAATGGCCTACAACCTTCACACACTAAGTTATCTGAAGTATGTGATGGAAGTATCATTAGTAAAGACTTTAGCATCTAAATACAAAACAACTTGCAGGAAAATTTATAGAAAATTTGGTGCGATGATTGAAAACGATGAAGGTGAAAAACGAAAAGTCATCCAAATCAGAGTAGATCGTTTACCATCAAAGATACCATTAATTACACACTTTGGTGCTGTGTCGCTAAAATGGAATAAATGGGTAAGCATAAGTGATAACCTTATACCAATATGGAATAAGCGTAGTGAAATAGAGCAAAGACTATTGGCACAAACTTGTGAATTATGTAAATCACAAGAGCAGATTGAGGTACACCATGTACGTAAACTTGCTGATCTACGAAGTAAGAGTAATGTTGAACTACCTGAATGGAAGAAAAGAATGATTGAACGACAGAGAAAAACTCTTGTTGTTTGTCATGAATGCCATAAGAAAATCCAATATGGGAAATATGATGGTGATTCCTTAAAACGTTAG
- a CDS encoding IS110 family transposase, translating to MITFIDQNQDLAKKYISITSIPGISKITALTLICYLPEFGTLQEKQISSLVGLAPFNRDSGFSRGKRCIQGGRSQIRKVLHMCILSAQKVNSYIKPFFTRLYNQYKKPYKLLPLLL from the coding sequence ATGATTACATTTATCGATCAAAACCAAGACCTTGCAAAAAAATACATATCAATAACCAGTATACCAGGTATAAGTAAAATCACAGCCCTAACTTTGATCTGCTATTTACCTGAATTTGGAACTCTTCAAGAAAAACAAATATCTAGCCTTGTCGGACTTGCGCCTTTTAATCGAGATAGTGGTTTTAGTAGAGGAAAAAGGTGCATTCAGGGAGGTAGATCACAAATCAGGAAAGTTTTACACATGTGTATTCTCAGTGCACAAAAAGTTAATTCTTATATCAAACCTTTCTTTACTAGATTATATAATCAATATAAAAAGCCATATAAATTGCTTCCACTGCTGCTATGA